The nucleotide sequence GGCACAGGAGTGAGTGATGAAACAGTATCTGAATAATACAgacacagaaggagaaaagaactgtaaaaaacaaaacaaatgcaaataaattaaattccCAACAAGTAAACGTAACCAGGTTCTGAGGCGCCTGTCCATggtacttcaaaaataaaataaaaagaggggGATATACAAACAAAAGAGGccaaaaaagtacaaaaaaatacagaaccaCAATCACAAGTGTCTGAAAAGTAACAACAGTAACAGTACAGAACTCTTATGCCAAATACCCAATGCACACAGACCAGACAGGAGTTTCTCTAGGGCTAAGGGCAACACGTGGAGGCAACTTTAAATGGCACAAGATGCCTGGGCAGCCACGAGCTGTTCGCTTGGGCAGGAGCATCCACACAGCAAGCTTGGGAGAGCCTGGGCTCTCCCGTCGGAGAGAAGAGGGAGCCACGGCCGGGCTGGCAGCGTGGGGCACGCACGGAGCGACGGCCCGCGCAGATCTGCAGGGACGGCAGCATCCAGGGCCTGGAGAGCCCATCTGAAAGGCCGGTTCCTCCAAGACCGAGTCTCTCCCACACGTGGGAGGGCCCCAGCCCTTGACAAGCGCTGGAGACTTGTCCTCTTGGCGGCTCAGCTGTCTTGGCTTCAGCTGCCTTTAGGTTTTGAGAGCTGTTTCTGGGCACTACTCTCAGCTCCGTTCATAGACTTGCTCCTGGGACCTCTTCTCCCAATCCCatgccccctccccagcccagcacaGGAGGCCAGGGAGCAAATCCTGCTGTTAAGGTACTGTGTGGTCAGTCAGGCATGGAAGGAGGCAAGACTTGAAGAAACTGCAACAGAGAAACCTTTGAGAGCGAGGCAGGAAAAATCCAGAGAGGGAGATAAAGCCCAAGAACGATTTAGCCTCTGGACAAAGAAGAGATATGCCACTGGCCATGGGGTCAGTCCGCAGCAAGATAACAAATTATCCTGTCAGTTTGGGTTGCACAAGGAGCCAGGGCTTTGGCAGAGGCACCAGCATCCAAAACACAGGCTGGGTCTGAAGAGTCAGGCGGTATTCAGAGGAGTGGTTgtgctttctctccctccctcccacccctgAAAGATATTGCAGGTGGAAGCTGATCTGCAAGGGGCAAACATGGATGGGCTGCGTTGTGTGTTCATTGCTAGGCCAAGTGTTTTAAGTAGTATTTACCAGAGGCTTTTAACTCTTTCTGCTAGGAAGCAAGAGGCTCGAAGGAATAATGCCCCAACAAAACCATACAGGTGGCTAGGAAACACCAGTGGTTTTGACTAGCTACTCCCCCGGtcccctctgcctctcccccttctccctcctttcccttgTCAGCACGAAGTGTTTCTTGCTTTGGAAGTCCTTATATTTCCTCCACTCCGTGTGCAAATATCATCACCAGTCCTGGCTCTAGCACCATGTCCTCACCCATGTGCTGGTTTTCACAGGCCATCACCACCACAGCCTGTTTGCCAGGGATGCGCTTGGCCACATAGTTCTCGTAATACCGCCGGTTCATCTGGCGGGTTTCCAGCGTGGCCAGGCCCTGTGGCCAGTTCCGCTCGTGGGCGTTCTCAATCAGCTCGTTGATGATGGATGTGGGGCAGCCGCTCTCCACCAGTGAGCGCTTGATGACAGCCTGCAGCACTGCATCCGGCGTGGAGATCATTCCACCCCACCGTGTCACCCGGGCTGGCTGGAGGGAGTTCACCCACCTGGTTGAAGAGACCGGGACAAGCAGATAGTCAGTGCCACGCATTAGTGGTGGCTGTCATTGAAACCAAGCAGCTGCTCTTGCCTTGGGTCTGCTCTATGCTCGGGAGCTAGAGCTGAACAGgaaatgcctctttttttcccccacctgcCTCTCCTCTGTTCCCACCTCAGCAAGCAATCCCTGCAGGTCTCTTGCTGTGGCATTCAGCTTTGTTGAATAAAGCCTTTAACTCCCAAAagggagcagaagaaaggatCAGATGGGAAGTCATTTCCTCCAGCCTTTCTCAGAAGGAGGAAGGAATCTGGCAGCTTCCTGCTTGTGAACAGGATGCAggtggaagaataaaaaagaccAGAACCTATTGTGCAACCAGCTCACACGCTGCTCCCTAGTACAAACATCCCTGCAACTGCCTCGCACTTGCATTTCTAATAagacattttcttctcaaagtGTGCCTTTGCCTTGCAAGACACTTCATCCTTCTCTCAAGTTTGCAAGTTAAGCTAGCAGATGCCCAGCTCCACTCACACCCTGATGCAGGCCCCCCCTGCTCCTCCTAGAGCAGCATGAGAATCAGTACTTACTCCAGGATTTCATTATATTCGATGGTCTCTTCCAGGTTCTGCAGGTTAGGGTTGACACTACGGATAGCTCGCATATAGGCCTTCAGCAACTGAATGTCCCGTTTCTAAAACAGGCAGGACATAGCACGGTTTGCAAAAGGAGTCACTGCTGCAGCTACAAGTCACAAGAGCAAACCCTGGTATAGCAGCAGGGAGGAACGTGTCCCTGCACATTCACTGAGCTATTGTCCCCGGTTTCAGGGGAGGTTGGTGTTTGAACTGGCAGGTTTCACTCTGCAGCTGGGGCAGAGTGAGGGCACCGCCCTGCTTGGGTTGTCAGGCTCAGCCACCAGGCAGTAGCTCATTAAGCCACAGTAATGATCACTTGTGGTGATACCCTCAAAACTCTGAGCCGTCTTGACCTGTGAAGGGCAGAACAGGGCAGGAGAGGGAGTTCTAGGTTGCTCTCCACATGCTGAGCAAGGAAAGGACTCCAAGACAGCAGAGTTGCAGAACAGCAGCTAGGGCCTGGCTGCACTCGGTTCTGTCTGCCctacagctgctttctttgtgcATAAACCATTTTCAGTGCTTGGTGTCTAAACAGGCAGGACTGACCCTTCCCAAGAGGATGTTAGCACAGAGACCCCACTGCAAGTCAGCCCCCTTGCCCACATGGGGCTACCTGCTCTGCTAGCTGATGTTTGTGCTCTGCTGAAGTCTTCTCCAGCTCAGCAATTCTTGTCTGCTGCTGTTGCACCACAGATCTCAAATGCTTGATGCAGTTGTGGTTTGGTAGCTCATCTTTGGGCATTTCCAAGCTGTAGAGCATTGCAAAAACAGTAGAGGCTCCATGTTAGGAAAATTTACACACCAGAGCACCTGGCATTGCTATAACAACTTCCAGGACAAAGCTAGCCTTGGAGGACTTGCAAGAAGCTCTGGAAAACCCAGAGCCATGTAACCTCAAATATGTTTTAGATCTGTTCACTATTGCACCTCAGGGTTTAAACCAAATGGGGTAGACTTTATGAGAACAGATCACCACCAGGTAGGCAGGCGATGGGATTGTCTTCCTTTGAAAGTAATCAGTGCTCAGGATCAGTCCCAACATTAGCAAGCCCATGAGCCTGATCCAATCTCTGACTTCATCTTAGGCAGATCTGATTGTTTCCAAGCCAACCATCCAGCCTGGCTGGATGTTTACAACACACAAGTGGGGAGGATATCAGCACCAAGAGCAGAGGTGCCAAGGCCAGACCAGCCACCCACCACTCCTGGTTCTCAGAGCTGGCAGCATGTAGGAGGGAGAAGAACTCATGCTAGTACTTGTCCTGGGGTGGAATGGCTCCGGGCAGATTTACAAAAGCTCCAGTACCCCATTTCCACCAGTCAACTGACACTCGAGCCTCCATGAAAGAACTAAGGGCTTTGAAGCAAGTTTAGGAGGAACATGCTTTGGCTAAAAAGCCTTTCACTAGTCCTTTCTGCAGCACCACAGCCTATaaggccctgctgcctccaaagTGCCATGTCCATGGGTCAAAggggtgcccagagcagagccagTTAGCATAAACTCAGTTTCCTTCCCCCAGCCTGGGGTCTCCACTCTGCCCTCCTCCACAGACAGCTGAGTGGGAATAGCGTGTCACAGGACACATCTAAGGGCTCGTGCTCTCTGGCCAGGCCAGAACCCCCCCCAAGGCCATCCTCACCCGCATCCCTGCTCGCAAGTCACTGGGCGCTTTGGATTGTGCTCGCAGTCATTGAGGTGAGACATCAGGTTGTCAAGTCGCACTACTGCCGTACAGCCGAAAACAGCGTTGTCACAAGTGATCTGCAGCTTTGAGAGCATATTACGCATGATCCGTGGGACAGGGCGGAGGTGGGCAACCGTCACTACACTGCGGTCCACGGGGCACGTCTGCTGCTGGGAAAACCACTGGGTGATGCAGGCATTGCAAAAGGCGTGTTCACAGTGAGGAGCCtgtggaggggaaaaggagcagaaatcGGCTAAATGTTACTCGCAAACCCTGCTGAGATATGTTTGCTGGTCCCTGGATGGCTCATGTGCTAGCAATGATCTTGATCAGAGAAAGGCTCTCAGTCTCAGAGGGCTGCACAACAGCTATATACTGACTTGGGGGAGATACATATCTACTACACAAGCAAACAGGAGAATGAGACACCAAAAAACAGGCCTGTAAAGTAAATGCAAAGCCTTTGCACAGCACCTCCCCACTACAATGTGAAAGGCACAGCTGAAGAGccattcttcctcctcttggATGGCAAATGCCCAGGTTCATCCATGTCTGGATTTCATTCTTGGGCCCAGCCCCTCCAAGTTACTATCTTCTCACCAGAGACTTGGTGTCTCACAAAAAGATCAGTTCCCTGGGACAGGGTTAGGAATCGTCAGAACAGTGCTGCTGCCCTGATGTCTCCTATGCTGCCTTTTTAAAGGGCTGAGGAGGCAAGACAGAGCAGGATgctaaatttaaacatttttccagGGCAGATTAGAACATTACTTCACTGTATTTATACAGCTGGACTCTGCTCTTAAGTTCAAGCTACAGTTGAAAGGGTATTaagtttggggagggggaatggGACACAGGCCAGTTCTTCAGACAACATAgatcttttccttccagaaagCCAGAGTTACAGAAAGGTCAGATGTATTCAGGGCTAACTCTCATTTACAAGCTGTTCCCTCCGTGCAGTGTCTTACCAGCTGCCTTGAACAAGCCAACAAATGTAGCCAGGGTATAACAAAGATTGTAGGGCATGTACTGGATTAGGATTCACCAGTTCGATTCACAACACCGTCCCAGGAATTTCACTCCAGACCCAAGGCAACACAGATCGAGCCAGCTTCCCTCCCCAGACACACTCTGCCTCCGAGCCAGCGGGCAGCTGAACTCATTGACGGACAAGGCAGTGCGTGCAGGGCTCTGGCACAGGGAAAACCACTCCCCACCCTCGTGCTTTGCTGAAGTCCTGCTCCCTCGGCTTTCCCACTGCCTGCCCCTGCATCCCAGGGCTCCCTGCTGTGCTGGCCTTTCTGCTCCCTTTACAAGGTTTTATCTACTCAAGGCTGATCAACACAGCCCTATCTACTCACACTGAAGTCTTAGTGATCTGGAAACCTCAGTGACTGAAGCACAGATGGGGACTGCAGCAGATGGCGAATCAAGCCAGTTTCACTGGCTCCTGCAGGCAGAGGGTTGCTCCATGGTCATGGGACCACAGCTGCCACAAGTGATGTTTCATTGCCAGGGCTGTAGGGGAACCTGGGAGACCATCTGTGTGGCTGGGACAGAACCCAGGGCCATTTCTGTGCCCAAGATGGGACAGCTGGGTCACATTTGATTGTGTATTTCAGTGACAGTGGTCAAACGCTGGGATGGGGCCCAAAGAGGCTGTAAAATCTCCATCCCTGCAGATATTCACAGCTCTGCTAGACATGGCCCTGGGGCCATCTCAGATAACTTTGGAGGTAGTCCTGCTCTGAACATGCAGATGGACCACAGTTGTCCTGAAGCCGCTTCCAATCCAGATTATTCTACAATCCCTTGGTCAGCAGAAATGGTCTCCAGACAGACAGCAACTTGCCTCCTCTCCCTCAGACACCCCCATGACAGGAATCCGCTCCAGAGCATTCATCACTTAGCTGGTAGGCAGGAAACAAGGAGAATGGTCCTCAGGAATTTGAACCCTTCGAATCAAGGCTAGTCAGAGGGCAAGTCTTATGTCCAGCTACAAAGGCAGTCTAATCACAGCTCTAGTTACTGTGCTGTTGGCAAGAGCAGGAGGGCTGGTGTCCAACAGATAAGCTGTTAAACACTCTTGAGAAAAGCCTGGGAACAAGGGACTTTTAGATATCACATTctcaaaatgagatttaaataaatcttcttAAGAAACCTGCAACTTTCCCTCTATTTTATGTGACAATCCACGATCATGTTCACATGTTGACagactgtttcttttcaaagcttGTTTTGACATAACAGATTAGCGTAGTTGGAGGGTGCTAACAC is from Rhea pennata isolate bPtePen1 chromosome 29, bPtePen1.pri, whole genome shotgun sequence and encodes:
- the RNF41 gene encoding E3 ubiquitin-protein ligase NRDP1, translated to MGYDVARFQGDVDEDLICPICSGVLEEPVQAPHCEHAFCNACITQWFSQQQTCPVDRSVVTVAHLRPVPRIMRNMLSKLQITCDNAVFGCTAVVRLDNLMSHLNDCEHNPKRPVTCEQGCGLEMPKDELPNHNCIKHLRSVVQQQQTRIAELEKTSAEHKHQLAEQKRDIQLLKAYMRAIRSVNPNLQNLEETIEYNEILEWVNSLQPARVTRWGGMISTPDAVLQAVIKRSLVESGCPTSIINELIENAHERNWPQGLATLETRQMNRRYYENYVAKRIPGKQAVVVMACENQHMGEDMVLEPGLVMIFAHGVEEI